A portion of the Chelonia mydas isolate rCheMyd1 chromosome 23, rCheMyd1.pri.v2, whole genome shotgun sequence genome contains these proteins:
- the LOC119564861 gene encoding organic solute transporter subunit alpha-like yields the protein MVGESLGESLGEGKGSARGGHLGGAGAQAHRSPLSAFAFCPPVFQAQLWIFLIPTALGLVQLGLFLEQTGFFLRRLGASRRTTLSLWILGVYPVFSIMSLIGMYIPRSSFVCNFVANIYHSITLWKFLDLVTDFFGGSARMVQRLQGQQVAPNPFPCCCCCCLPNISTSWSNLRWMTLAVYQLSLIRTILFFITLTLWTDEKYGYGDVSYTNPNSYINAIICISTLLSFYGYLLFYKATKPALAGYNLRSKFVCIILVLVVCGLQSGILETMGALGAIPCQPPLSADTRSQIIYYYSLVVEMFLISLFAHYCFRRDELTPESPTSTRNQASQTQAPPSGSGEDSASLTGLNPCYSPDESLCRIEHTPLDRFHFSPSFPRPGGGLGQGWPVGTPPGALEMGELGTGVPVNGSPPRETKAHPNRVQNHPCAHDVTMV from the exons ATGGTGGGGGAGTCCCTGGGGgagtccctgggggaggggaaggggtcagCCAGGGGTGGGCACTTGGGGGGAGCAGGAGCTCAGGCTCACCGCTCCCCCCTCTCTGCCTTCGCCTTCTGCCCCCCAGTGTTCCAAGCCCAGCTGTGGATCTTCCTCATTCCCACGGCCCTGGGCCTGGTGCAGCTGGGCCTGTTCCTGGAGCAGACGGGCTTCTTTCTACGCCGCCTGGGTGCCTCCCGCAGAACCACTCTCTCCCTCTGGATCCTGGGGGTCTACCCG gtGTTCAGCATCATGTCCCTTATTGGCATGTACATCCCCCGATCCTCCTTCGTCTGTAACTTTGTTGCTAACAT CTACCACTCCATCACCCTGTGGAAATTCCTGGACCTGGTGACCGATTTCTTCGGGGGCTCGGCCCGCATGGTCCAGCGtctgcaggggcagcaggtggcccccaaccccttcccttgctgctgctgctgctgtctccccAACATTTCCACCAGCTG GTCCAACCTACGCTGGATGACCCTGGCCGTGTACCAGCTGTCCCTCATCAGGACCATCCTCTTCTTCATCACGCTCACCCTCTGGACCGACGAGAAGTACGGCTACGGTGAT GTGAGCTACACCAACCCCAACTCCTACATCAACGCCATCATCTGTATCTCTACCTTGCTGTCCTTCTATGGCTACCTGCTCTTCTACAAGGCCACCAAGCCGGCCCTGGCTGGCTACAACCTGCGTTCCAAGTTCGTCTGCATCATCCTGGTCCTTGTTGTCTGCGGCCTACAGAGCGGCATCCTGGAGACCATGGGGGCTCTGGGGGCCATTCCCTGCCAGCCTCCGCTCTCGGCTGATACCCGCTCCCAGA TTATCTATTACTACTCCCTGGTGGTGGAGATGTTTCTCATCAGCCTCTTCGCCCATTACTGTTTCCGACGGGACGAGCTCACCCCGGAGAGCCCCACCAGCACCAGGAACCAGGCCTCCCAGACGCAGGCGCCCCCTAGTGGCTCTGGGGAGGACAGCGCCTCCCTGACAGGCCTCAACCCCTGCTACTCCCCCGATGAGAGCCTCTGCCGAATCGAGCACACGCCGTTGGATCGCTTCCATTTCAGCCCCAGCTTCCCCCGACCCGGaggcgggctgggccagggctggcccGTTGGAACTCCCCCAGGGGCCCTCGAGATGGGAGAGCTGGGTACCGGGGTCCCTGTGAATGGGTCTCCCCCCAGGGAAACCAAAGCCCATCCCAACAGAGTCCAGAACCACCCGTGTGCCCATGATGTCACCATGGTATAA